The following proteins are co-located in the Melanotaenia boesemani isolate fMelBoe1 chromosome 5, fMelBoe1.pri, whole genome shotgun sequence genome:
- the LOC121639788 gene encoding uncharacterized protein LOC121639788 has product MREKMICRMLLLLILCSSVCAATFVVNVTQSSYQAEENHNITLEWTFTTKPDVSWRFLFIICNLITDNRVFTLYHVHDGVEVPESQGGQFAGRVQSDKDVLREGRIRLHVSRLRTNDSGLYVCKVKTDYGFNSEKCQLNVTGELREKTTFYQTEEDDTITIRWDSQNQTNMFLTNIICFLLSKPEKCFYKLIDGVELPESQHQQFSGRVQCDRDALREGRVTLHLSRVTAEDSGRYRCEMVNHNKKLRRWELQAEFNFVLNVTPSSHKESTTSGPIPVEGK; this is encoded by the exons GGAGAAGATGATCTgcaggatgctgctgctcctcatcctctgctCATCTGTCTGTG cagcaacatttgtaGTGAATGTGACACAGAGCTCCTATCAGGCAGAGGAGAACCACAACATCACTCTGGAGTGGACCTTCACCACCAAACCTGACGTCTCCTGGAGGTTCCTGTTTATCATCTGTAACCTGATAACTGATAACAGAGTCTTCACCCTGTATCATGTCCATGATGGAGTTGAGGTACCAGAGTCTCAGGGGGGACAGTTTGCAGGACGAGTCCAGAGTGACAAAGACGTCCTCAGAGAAGGACGAATCAGACTTCATGTGTCCAGACTCAGAACTAATGATTCTggtctgtatgtgtgtaaagTAAAGACAGATTACGGCTTCAACTCTGAAAAATGTCAACTGAACGTTACCG GAGAGTTAAGAGAGAAAACAACTTTCTATCAGACAGAGGAGGACGACACCATCACCATCAGATGGGACAGCCAGAAccaaacaaacatgtttctcACCAACATcatctgttttcttctctcaAAACCTGAGAAATGTTTCTATAAACTGATCGATGGTGTTGAGCTTCCAGAGTCTCAGCATCAGCAGTTTTCAGGACGAGTTCAGTGTGACAGAGACGCTCTCAGAGAAGGACGAGTCACACTTCATCTGTCCAGAGTCACAGCTGAAGACTCTGGAAGGTACAGATGTGAAATGGTTAATCATAACAAGAAGTTAAGGCGATGGGAGCTTCAGGCTGAGT TTAATTTTGTTCTGAATGTGACCCCAAGCTCTCACAAAGAAAGCACAACGTCTGGACCGATACCTGTAGAAGGTAAATaa